CGTTATCGTTTGCGGCGTTCGCCTCGCCGCCCGCGGCGCTTGGCGCACTTAGCGCGGATCCCATTCTCCTTCGGCTCCTCGCTGCTTGGGGGGGGTGGCCGACAAGAAGGGGGCTACTGAGCCAAATCTACACGGGTGAGTCCACACAGGTGATTCCACACAGGCGAGTCCACACGGGCAAGTTTATAGAGGCCGCTCTACACAGGCGAGTTTATAGAGGCCGCTCTACACACATTCACACGTGGGACGCActcgaggggggaaataccTCGTGCCCGCGGACCCCTTCACCGAGCTCCTACTTCTGCAGAGCAGTAGGATTGCCCCTAACGTGCGGCGTAGTAGCTCTTCCCTCGCGCGCGTGTACTCTTGTGTTCTCGCCTTGCGACAACACCTTGCGCATTTGCATTGCTGCTAAGTGGTGTTCAGTTCTGCAGGCGGCGAACAGGGCTGGCTGTGGTTCCCTTACGGGTGGGGGAACAAACGGAAATGCAAtagcacagggggggggaagtataTACGGGCAAGCTACGCGCAGATATTATTTGCGTAAAAGCATCCACGCGACACGGCCCTGGGGAGATCCTTCTTCATGGGGAGACCCTTCTACATGGGCATACTCAAACGCGCGCAAAATGAGCGTACATACTACTGGGCGTTGAATTCAACACGGTCAACCTTGACACAGtgctttttcctctttcctCTTTTCGACTTTGTTGCATCCCTGTGAAGATATAAACCCATCTGGTACAACGAGGCAATTTTCTCGTCATATTTTGGTGAAAAGCGATTACCTTCGTTTTTCTACTTGGGcacttttaaaagaaaaaaaaaaaaaaaaaaaatgctgaaaTTTGGGGAGTTAACCGAGTCGCTTTAGCAGTAGCGCAAAGGTTGGAAGCAAAATCCGGTGCCATAAAATGCGTTCTTCCGCTCACGCGCAggaatttattattttgctttattttttattttcctacatgttaaaaggggcaaaattcgcatttttttaatctgcCCCTTAAATGAAGTAGTGCTTActttttcacatttgcgCAAATTGCCATGCTGCATGTGGAAAAGAAAACTCTCTATATGGCCAGGATGCATCTACAGGTTTAGCCAGTCTCTGAACAAATTCTCCGTTTAGAAGGAATACCCTCACAGGTGGTAGCTCTTACATTCCATCGACATGCAAACTCTGCTTCGATGCAGTTTGCACAGTtgccaggaaaaaaaaaaaaaaaaaaaaaaagctgtaaCATTTGCcacggtaaaaaaaatgatacgtTATGTGGAGCATATAAAAGGGAGTAAATAAAGTGGATAAAAGAAGCTAATGTATCGACGGGGGCGGAGGAACCCCTTACCATGTGCTCAGATATGACCCGTTTATTCCCCATCATCCGGGCCCCCAACTTGTGTCCGCCCTTCCTGGTCCACTTATGGAAAACCATTTCTGAATTAGTCATTACGCGCGCTTCTTTCTCTTAACGTGTCATTTTGAAGCGGTTGCGTGAATGCCGCATGTGTGCTGTACGAGCGGTTTGTGTAAGGCTGTCCAAGTGAGCCAACAAAAGGGGATGGAAACACCCACGTGGAAAACGACTACGGGGGACGTGCCAGCCGCTCccgtttcccccctttttttaagcagAGTGGTACATAcaattgtatatttttcaaaaggggagaaatgaAAGGCACATGGGGGCACTTgcgtttttgttttataagTCCAAAGATGCTCaagaaagacaaaaaaaaaaaaataaaaataaacataaatcGTAAGTTGTAAGGCGTGTCCCGTGAAACGCTACGCGGGCGGAACGGATCGACGGTGCCCACGCCCGGCCAGCGGTGACCAACAAATGAGCTGCACCACGGGGGGTAACCAACTGGGTGGGCAAAGTGGCGACCCCTCACGGGTTAACATAAGCCGCCACAGGATGACACACAACTGCACGGCCGCTTCTACGCAGCACGATCGCCTTCACACCGAAGGCGGGTCAATCCGCGGCCAAGGTCTTCGCGAGGACCCGCCCGCGCCCGCAAGAAATGTCACAAACAATTTCGTCATTAAACAGTTTCGAGTCAACGAGCGTGGGTTCGTTATGGTTTTTCTTATCGCCTAACGCCAAACAAGAGGAATTGTATTTCCCCCAAGAATACAATTTGTTGTCAGAGAGAAGCATAGAATAGTAGTAGGTATTCCCACCTGCCTCTATTTtgtcaatattttttttaattacgcTATTTTGATAGAGGGGGCTTAGGGTTATGGCCTTAGGTTCCAGCCATGCCCTGGAGccccagaaaaaaatgacgttATTTTCTGAGCAAGCAATCATATGATTATCACCACAAGCAATAAATTtgattttaatattttccataTCGAAATATTTCACCTTATTTGGGTATACCTCATGGGAGTATAAATCTCCGATGCTATTTTCTATGCCCAATTGTCCATAGTCGTTCCTTCCCCATACGTAGACCTCCCCATCAGTTGACAACGCTGCAGAAAAGCTATGGCCACATGAAATTCCCTTTACGGTGATATTGTTACTAATGAAAAAAtctatttcttcaaaaaataattgatcGCCATGGTTTCCTTTGCCTAATCTACCAAACTCACCTCGTCCACATCCGTACACCTTCCCATTCTTTGTTAACACTAAACTGTGTTGGTCACCACAACAGATATTTACAAATTCAGAATCATCACTTTTGAATGACTCCACTTTTTTGGGGGTACTTAAATTCTGCTTGTTTCCATGCCCCAGTCCGTTTGCTCCtttgaaaaaattcccaCCCCATCCCCAGCTGTATAAGTTATTATTCACATCCACTGCTACGGTGTGTTTATAACCACAGCAAACGTCTTTGAACTTTACATTTCCCTCCGTCTTCACTTCCCTTGGTGTTAAGGTGTAACTTTTGTTTTggtcattttcttcctctatGGATCTTCCTAGCTGGCCTTTGTCGTTCAATCCGTAGGTGAATATTCTGCCGTCTACTATAAACGCTGCGTGGTCGCAGCCAGCTGACagcttttcaatttttgcattttcgaAATTGGGGACTTTTTCCggcattttgtttttctctccaaCCTTCacggaggaaaaaatgccttCGCCCGAGCACCCCCACCTCCACAGGTTGTACTTCCTTTCCTGCCCCACGCGGGTGTCGGGGCGGCTGTCCTGGGGAATGTCCTTGTGGCTGTCGTGGCTGTCGTGGCTGTCGTGCCTGTCGTTGTGCCTCTCCCCTGCCTTCTTCTC
The DNA window shown above is from Plasmodium vivax chromosome 9, whole genome shotgun sequence and carries:
- a CDS encoding hypothetical protein, conserved (encoded by transcript PVX_092485A), with the translated sequence MQKIQNAVRRRSRFFKWDVKWYSSKVKVEKKAGERHNDRHDSHDSHDSHKDIPQDSRPDTRVGQERKYNLWRWGCSGEGIFSSVKVGEKNKMPEKVPNFENAKIEKLSAGCDHAAFIVDGRIFTYGLNDKGQLGRSIEEENDQNKSYTLTPREVKTEGNVKFKDVCCGYKHTVAVDVNNNLYSWGWGGNFFKGANGLGHGNKQNLSTPKKVESFKSDDSEFVNICCGDQHSLVLTKNGKVYGCGRGEFGRLGKGNHGDQLFFEEIDFFISNNITVKGISCGHSFSAALSTDGEVYVWGRNDYGQLGIENSIGDLYSHEVYPNKVKYFDMENIKIKFIACGDNHMIACSENNVIFFWGSRAWLEPKAITLSPLYQNSVIKKNIDKIEAGGNTYYYSMLLSDNKLYSWGKYNSSCLALGDKKNHNEPTLVDSKLFNDEIVCDISCGRGRVLAKTLAAD